The Populus nigra chromosome 4, ddPopNigr1.1, whole genome shotgun sequence genome contains the following window.
ATAAGAATGGAAACTTGAAACACGCTAACAGGCACAGCGTGGATGACAAGTCTTGATCACACCACAATTCCGCAGAAAATGTCGAAACCTTAAAAGTAACTAGCTAATAGGggtaatataatattttcataaGCTTTCATTAGTCATTATCACGTTAAATaaaacgatttttttttatatttttaaagtccaATAAAATGACCTAATAAaccttaaaagtaaaaaaaagtttaactgACATCCAttgttgttttcatattttaatcttggttattttctttataatcgagctgatataagaaaaaaattgataatttaataaatataaatattattttcaaaaaatacctGACGTTGCATTGTGTGCATCAATACAAAGGCTATGGCCATGCAATTCGGGTGACATGTGAGATGTCATTAGAAGGCCAAATGGTGGCTTTTGATGCAGCATTCGAATAGTCTCAGCAAGCCCTCTATTCTAGGATAACATGTGTAGATATCGGACCTCTGATTTTATACTGAgaacctttctttttattttatttttctttttttttctttttttatttccacaCCTAACCTTCTATATTCTCAAAGCAGtacttcaatttatttctttttatatttgattcatgttattttgattattatttgttttattttaaataatttatgatattggattttttttacaatttcatcctcctacaatttttttctctactaGATTTGATttgtattcttttgattgttatttgttttatttgagatcattttaaaattgattctttttttacgATTTCATCATCCTTGAGTTTTTTCTATCATATTTGATAgctattatttttactttgaaaaaatttttaaatagattttttttctggtttcatCCTTGAACATTAAGTCCAGGGTTTCATAGGTTGTAAGTTTAGGAGATGAACccaattttaaaagattcaCTCAAATTTGcttagttttttcttcctttttctaagctcatatttttttttgtttcattcttCAGCAtgtatttaattggagattgggctcgttatattttttttatttgctttcgaTAAAAAATTTTGCTGTTTTTGAAAATGACTCGGTTtatctcaaaaatatttatttgccgttttttgttaaatttaattttttttttaaaaagaaattaaaaagactCAGGAATGTGGGCTACCCTAGGCTCATGcgcttcttttaaattttttttatttttttattattgtttttcaatttaatcattcacaattatatctttattgtttttccttacttaattatttttttaattttatcttttgatatttttttatttttaattgggtGAAGTAATTTATTTCGGTTTGATATTTATAGATTTGTTGGGATCTCAAACAAATGTTTCAATATTTAGTTGGTTCTCAATTTTGTGAGTGTATGCTTGtcttatcatatagttaaataaaaaaaatataaaaaaagtgttgAACTCGATTAAGTCCATAACTTAAATCacaaatttgattatttaacttcagttgattagaaattaaacttcataattttttttagcagcatatataattatcaatCCATTTAATAAATGcaagcatatatttttaaattcatgattgatattttttatgttaaaaaacatgtataaaatgtcatcatattcatttttttgtgttgaaagaaaaatttatcCAGTTAGATGTTAAATAGCTAATTTCATTCAATTGgttgtcattattatttttcaagtgaTGTCATCATGTGGTGAAAAGTATCGTAATTAGTTACTGATATTTGGGTGTGTGTGATCTGAGATTGGTGAGATTGGTGACTGTTTATCTAATGGAAAATTCCGCATAGAAAACCTTATTGTTAGTAGCTTTTCGCAGAAAGTAGggaattgaaaattttgtaCCTTGGTGTCTATCTTATTGGAAAGTGAGCGGATTGAAGATGATCTTCAACATCATTGAGAAAAATCTTTTTGGTAGTTTCTGGGTAGCTTCCTGTTCTAACCACAAGTCATCATTCAAAAGATCTTTCTGGtgaaaaatattgtattaatAACTGATATTTGTGTGTGAACGGATTGCATGCATATGCGGTGAAGCCTAGTTTTTCTAGTTTAGTACTAGATCATCAATTCACGTTGTGTCGCAGGTCggatcaaaaacattttaatgtaaaaaaatatctaggtatagttaatattttttcaagtaggaaaaaaaacaccatgaaaattgatctcatataaCTCAGTCATCTTGTAGAGTCCAAAAATAACCTGAATGACtagtaaaaacatagtttacgtcaaaataaatatttaagatgagatttttttaataaacattgaGACGGTACCATATTTGATCGATTTGGGTTAATCTATAAATATGCATTCCAAGTCATAAGATCACGATaatcccataaaaaacaaatcaaaataaattacgaaatcaatttccaataaacccaatgttgaagaataaaaattaaaagaaaggataaaaaaataacttgaatcaaccCGAGTAAACCTGTCAAACTCGCAACCTATgttatgagactaagataatccAATAGAAAGCaacttgaaataaattataaattttaacccTCAATCAATcgagtgttaaaaaaaattgaaaaaaaatcgaataaaaaaaacacaaaaaaaacaactagaGTCAACAAGTGATAGCCCGCCAAACTCGTGATTTAAGTCATGAGATAATGATAACCTCTTAGAAAGCAGACTGAAATAGATCATAAAgcttaattcttaaccaacccaatgttaaataatgaaattaaaatgaaaaagaaaagtcaattagaaaaggaaagaaaaaatcttgagTCAACCTGTTAAACTCGCGATCTGAGTCATGAGTATAAGATAActcaaaaaaagtaaattgaaaaaagttatgaagttcaatccccatattgaagaataaaattaaaattaaaaaaaatatactatttcaatgaataatattatatgagGAGGGGTACACAATAAAAACCCctcctttagttttttgttgACATGTCATCTACTGATCAAGCTTAATTTTTCTAGCTATAAGTCTACATTATCATGaaattttttgtcaatttcattaGAAAATCCTAAAGATATATGGTTGTGAAGATTCCGATGAAATTGCTGATGgaattttcactattttttttaatttttgttagttGTTATAATCTCCAATCTTATAATTCTCACCTAAACACACAGcaacaacatcaacaacaagCAACCAACCAATcacaataaaaacatatatcgaaaacaaaatatatatacatttaaatatttcaCAATAATAAGGTAAATAGTATTCCATACACAAATGATTTTTAAGCAAATTTATATATcaacaacacattaaaattccTAACATTCTAACcaaaaggtaaatttttttttcacaatttccgtCAAGATTTGTGTTGccttttttctgattttctaaTAGTAGTGATCCATCTAGAtgtcaatataaaaaagaataagtgAAAACGGAAGGGATAAAATGAGGTGAAGAACATAAAATGTTGGTATTGACAAAGACACAGGATGAAAGCAAATATGGACAATCAAATTAATGAACCCAATTCAAATGTCTAATTGTATTACAAGAACCTAAACCTTGTGGGGGAAATATTGCAGATATGCCTTAGAATATTGtggattttaataataaaattatgattttgccCTTGActgaaaaatcaaatgaatttgTCTTGAGGGGTAAAGTGGTCTTTTTCATGAGGTtaattattctttctttatttgtttgggggaaacaatgtttttcttttaataacagtaaaattattgttttaaccttaaaaatttaaaaattagaacaTTTGGTCCAGGGGCTTTATAGGAATTTCATTTTCCATGACTCCATTACCTTTACCATCCAAGTTTTTTAGTCTTGGCTTCAGGGGCTTGTTAGTAATTtcataatggatttttttttgttattattgtttagcCTAAGGGCATTTTAGTTtttgtacaaaataaaaaaaaaaaaaaaagagaaaagattgGTGATACGTGCCTGACAAGTGGCAGCCGCTCCACCGCTTTCAGACGATGTCTTCGACTAACTCTAGTGGCATTAATCGTGCTTCTGCCGTATCATTTGATTTGTATCATCATCCTCTATTATATAGGTACCACATGTATGGTGGTTCGGTCTGGTTTAGTGCaaatttgcttttcttttttcccttcttttctttctccttcaccTTCGACTAACTCTAGTGGCATTAATCGTGCTCCTGCCGTATCATTTGATTTGTATCATCATCCTTTATTATATAGGTAGCACGTGTATGATGGTTCAGTCTGGTTTAGTGCaaatttgcttttattttttcccttcttttctttctccttcaccTTGATTTGCACGCTATCTCTTGAAAAAATCACATTAGTTATTCAATTTCTAACCCTTCAAATTTAGTCCCTCTTCTCTTGAGtgcaatttttaaatttaaagatattatttcaatttgaaaattattttcaatttcatccttccttaatttttttcatctctcaaatttggatgatttcttttaattgctaatttgtattttagatgatttctttttgtgatttcatcctccaattttttttttctatcaagtttgattgttcttttaatttctaattttatgtCTTGACAAGTTTTTAgattaatggtttttttcaattttattcttcaacgtTAAATTGGTTGAGACCTTCTTGATTAAACTCGGGTCTGATATTTCACgaattgcaatatttttttataattttatcctcaacattaaattggttgggaagTGACATTCTCGATTAAGCCCGGGTATGAGATTTCACAAGTTATAATTTTGGAATATTAACTCAAATTTAGAATATTCACTcgggttttctttgtttttcatgttgttAAATTAGGGGTGTCTTTTTTATACTATTAAATTAACtgaacttatattttgcttcTTTTGGAATATTATCCTAGCATTGCCTTAACATTTTTCTCCTTATATCCATAAAAGTTTGCCCCAGCCCGCGTCAATTTGATGTATCaacattttaatattgtttttagaaaagtaTTTCATTCAATATAACACcaattaagtattttaaaaatgtttcgACCAGCATACAAAGCTTTATACTTTctaacatttttattatttttttaatattaaaaaaaatcaactcaccGTGTAGCATGGGTCAAAAAAAACCAGAACAAAATATTAGATGACGAAGACAACAAGTGATGAGCTCATGGAGTTTGTAagcatagaaaagaaaaactatgcatCTAGAAACAATACATTTTAGTTTCAACTATCTTCTCATATAGATATtaggaaataatataaataatctattattcaatcatgtaaatttttaagcTAAACTAGTTCTTCGACATTGCTCACCAAAcacaatataaatcatatatcgAACGTCGACTTCCAGATTCTAATAGCTTAAATTTCTTAATCGAATTGATTCTTTATAAGTTACATCAAACACAAAACCACTTGTTTAAGATTAATCCAAGGCTAATACGTGCATGGTCCCAGCAAGTCACATTCGCATTGATTATggtgaaaaagaaacaaaagattgTTTTATTCAGCTTTACCACCCTTCTCATCGAATCATTTGCATGTTCTTATCTTAGTTGTTATCAAGGGTATGAAAGTCTCTCGGCTTTATGTGTGTGTTAAGCTTAACCTTATGCTAAGCTTGTTTTGTCTTTCATTTGAGAAAATTGTggcgtttcttttttttttgtttttttttttttttgttattaagcAGACGAGGGTCGGTACAGTTTTCCTACATAAATAATCTTATGGCACTGGTATTTAATTCAGAAATTGGAAGAAAGTTGGGAAGCAATTAGCATATCACGACTCGAGAGACTCATCAAGAGTTGAGAAAATTCATTTTCGAACCGAATTGTGCAGATTTCCGGATGATCTAGCCAGGATCTCATACTCATCAACAGTCTTAGTTGGAAGCAAGTTTTTGTGaccatcaatttttttgtatagGTATCTCCGTAATTAAGGTTCGGTCGCCATGGAAAGCAAGCACTTAatgaatgattaattaattactaggTACTAATAATGAtggaattataataaataaataaaaactcactCATGGGTAAGCAGTCACAAGCATGCACAGAACACGAGCAATATGAAGCATAAAGCATGTGAAATGAATTGCTACCAATCTGGAACGTTAAATAATTGAATGAATAACAAATTGGATGGGACATATTAGTAGAGTATGTAATGGACGGAGaacaaataaattgaagaatctAAACATCATATTGATGGAGAAagatgagagggagagggagagaacaGGAACCTTCACAGAAGCACACCACTCGGGTATTTAAGCAAATCATTCCACCAATTATTAAGATTACGTCTAGAAGTCCTGTCTTCCCCTCCAAATGAACCTTCCTAGAAACCTCTAACGTTGgaataaattcaagaaaataatttaaaatggtCGCAACACCACAGAACTTGTAATGTGCAGAATGCCTATTTCTTGATATATGTGTCCTAGCCCCCGAATCAGACCGTCCATTTTCATGAGCAGTGGATAGATATCGATGCGTTCGATTTCTTCTGAGCTTCGCTAGAAACTGCCCAAATGATATGGGTCCATGTAGAAAATCAATGACACTTTCCATGTTTGCCGTGATGTTCGAGATTATGATAAGataatagtttaaaatattttttatttaaaaatatattaaaatgaaattatattatttttaaaagattatttttaacatcaacacattaaaacgatttaaaaatataaaaaaattattttaagtaaaaaaatttattttaagtaaaataaaatttaaattttttgagaatacGGTGCAACCCAACCACTCCcgtaaaaagtaaaaagtagGGTAGATCAACCTCGAGGAAATGTAGCTTAATTAGTTAAGTCCTGGATTTACTCTTCAGATATTACCAGTTTCAGTACCACAAACCTCAGGGTCACTAGAggcttatatgattgttaattgtAGGGTCTCAGAAGATTAATTGAGGTACGCGTGAGCTAGCCCGGACatccaagattaaaaaaattaaaaaaaaattccagatAAATCTATCAATCTTTGCACGCCCTCAAGGCCTATATATATACATCTATACATGTCCACACCACACTCTTGTTTTATACCCACGGATTGAGGGATCCTTAATTTTCTCATCTAAAGAAATGAATAAGGATCACAATGGGATGAAAACTGCAGCAAGCAGTGAGTATCAGGACTTGTTACCGGTGATGGCGGAGACACTTGATGCAGAGGCTTTTGTGTCGGAATTATGTGGGGGCTTTCGTCTTCTGGCAGACCCTGAGAAGGGGTTGATTACATCAGATAGCCTGCGAAGGAATTCGGCGCTTCTAGGGATGGAAGGGATGACGAAGGAAGATGCGGAGGCTATGGTGAGAGAAGGAGATCTTGATGGAGATGGAGTACTCAATGAAACAGAATTTTGTACTCTGATGGTGAGACTCAGTCCTGAGATGATGCAGGATGCTGAAACCTGGCTCGAGAAAGCACTAGAAAACAAGAACTAAGGAAATCCTCGCCTTGATCTTTCCTGTTGTAACTTAAAAAGAGGTTGTCTCTTTATGATTATGTTGTACGAGCAGGTTGTTGTTGATGAGAATGAAGTTCAATTAAAAGTATATGCAGGGTAACATTTTTGTCCTTACAGGAGCTGCTCTCAGGTTAACGGAACCCCCCCTCACTGAAAGGGACACAAACTCGCGTGGCATCTAGCGTGTGTAACGGAGAGAAAATTAGAGAAGACtctcaatattatattaaaaattttaaatagtttaaatctgaatgtttttaaaataaaccagATATTATAGATCTAAATTTCTTATGATTCCTAATTGAAATTTACCTAGCTAATAGAATCCCTAGCTTTAGGATTATCAtgttgtaaaattttaattaaattaaaagttataatctaaatagtaaaaagaattaaaatacaacaagaaaaataaaaataatctcatgCAGTAActttcaacttttatttcaaaactCTCTTGAAAGTTATAACTCAATAGAAATAAGGACCTTTAGAATTTCCCGTCAATATTTCAGCtcaatctaataattaaattgaaaataatttctatttcatcaaaaaaatcttaaactctttttaaacttccaaaaacctaaaaaatcttaacaattaaataaataatacaataaatattattatgccAATAATGATGAACAAAGAACCCCATATTAGTACCATCTACTTCCAAGAACAACATATTAGTCCCatctacttttaaaaaacttatcttCGGGTTAACTTTAAGAAATTAAACTCTTCCATTCACGGGGAACAAATACTTCCAATAAAGCATTGTAGCCAATATATTCATGAAgtagcattttttttcatatatgaacttcaaaatttattttatgatgtatacataataaataaaaaatctatatttgaCATTATATCTTATGTTCCTATGAAGTCCATTTATGATTCATTCATATATTCTCTAACTTCAAACTTGACTTCCTCATCATCTTTAGTGTCTTTCTTTGCAAGACCTTCATAATCATTACAAGATATTAATTTAGGAGcttctttgatttcttcttcaatgTTAATAGATAAAACATTGACATATAAAGTAGTACTTGCAACAATATTGTTATTGTCACTAAGATGATGTTGAAATTGTCTACTTTGAATAGACAACATCTCTTCtatatttttcttccttgttaTTTGAGAAGGTTGGacaaaaagcaaataataacaaTCTATTTACTTATCTAACCAATATAAAATCTCTTCATAATCATCTTGTATAACTCCATAATTGATAATTGTCTTAAATCTTGCCATGATAGAGTTAAATGCATGCCAATACaagttcaaaattaaataagtttccAACTCTGTTAATtagttaataaatctttttatcaaaaattttcCATCATAGAAAGGGATTTTATTGAATTCAATAATAGGTATGGGGTCTGGCATGCCTCAAGGTAAGTCTCTAAGCAAATTCTTCTTATCTTTACAATTCTTGTATGTGTCTCCCATTAGCCAAGCTAGGCCCACTATGGTTTGCTTTTAAAGATCTATTTTTTGTTCATGAGCTAGCAAAAAACAATCTAGTTTTTGTTACTCGGGTAGTTTGCtagctgaaaaaaaaatattt
Protein-coding sequences here:
- the LOC133690572 gene encoding calcium-binding protein KIC-like — translated: MNKDHNGMKTAASSEYQDLLPVMAETLDAEAFVSELCGGFRLLADPEKGLITSDSLRRNSALLGMEGMTKEDAEAMVREGDLDGDGVLNETEFCTLMVRLSPEMMQDAETWLEKALENKN